A segment of the Myripristis murdjan chromosome 20, fMyrMur1.1, whole genome shotgun sequence genome:
CAGTCTTGAGTTCTGTCCCCCAaattgtcttgtgtgtgtgtgtgtgtgggtgggtgggtgtttgtgtgcacgcaCCATGTCTTGCTGGGGGTATATGTGTGGTGCTGTTTGTCCTCAAGGTCTTTCCCTACAGTGACCCCCGAGGCGGCTCtcgcagagagagacagagagagagaaagagggagagagagtgcctTTACTGTCccctcacacccacacactaaTTGTTAACCAAATATTTggaaattaaacacatttttcctctgTTGGCAAAGCTGCTTTCAGCTTCTCTCAGCACTGTAGCCTACTCTTTCAGAATGATTTGAACTGTTGTAATGCAACACCTTCAAAAGCACAATACCGTTATGATGGTATAAATGTCTATTTAGTGATTTGTGAACACTTCCTCCTAAACATTTTGTCTTGCACTTTGATATATTTCTTCCCCCTCAGTTTACTTCAAGGACTGAAAATTCAGCATGCCCTTCCTCTGCccgcaagcacacacatacacatatctaTCTACTTTACTATATCACACCTGGAAATTGGTGTCCGTCTTAAGCcaaccagaaaaaaactcaccctctttttctctctcttttccaggGGCCGAGGGCGAACAACATCGTGGTATTCCCCTTACTAATACACCCCCCCAACACTCCTTTACTATCAACCCTCTTCCCACTTTGttcccatttaaaaaaagaaaaaaaagaatgaaataaacCTCCCCTCCCCCAATAAAAGAAGAACCCCcccagaagagaaaaaagacaaaaaaaggaaaaaaaaacatctcctgGACAGAGAGACTGACTGGCCGCAGTGTGCGattgtgtgtgagcgtgcgtgtGCGGAGGTTGATGCGGTCACCCCTGGTAAGGTATAAGCTGGCCATTGGGGGAGAATATGgtggcatatatatatattttttctttttcttttcctttgtttttgtttttgtttggaaagggggtgggagggtggagagagagagaagatggtaTCTCAGGCTGCAGATGTGTCTCCTTTGGTCTGGCTGTGACCTCTCCTGCTTTCACACCATCACCAACACAGCCCACCCactcccctccaccaccaccaccacaaaaaatatgctcgcaaaaaaaaaaaaaaaaaaaacacagaagaagaaaacaaatggcaTCAAGAAAGGAtgttctaattttttttttctttttttaatgtaccGTACATATGTGAAAGTTCCACTTGCCAGAatattgttgatgttgttggtttgttttagtttgtggtATTGGAGTGTATCATTACCCCTGCTCCCCCTTCTCCCTTTTGTGTCTGCTGTTTTCTGCCCCTGCCCATCCCTGTCCCATCTCCCTGCGTTTTAAACTCATTGCTTTTGTcaattgttgtgttttgtattttttgggcACATCATCCCATGCTCCGGCTTGTTGGGTGTCTGCTGTCACTTGGACAGTGAGGGCCTTTGGCTGTTGAGTCGGGTTACACGTGCATAATAGTGCCCCCACCCCACTTGCCTACCACCAGTCTGTACCTGTCCTCACCCACCTATCCAGGCATGGCTACAGCTCTGCCttcgtttttgttttatgtttttttttttttttccaaggggcctcagtgtttttattttttggatcctccctcccctttcctctgtgctccctgtcctcccatccctcctccccccttgtcccctcctcctctctctgtatatTAGACCACTTCTTGTCGTTTCAGGTTTCAGGACCAGTGGAGGCTGACTACCCCTCCCCAGGTGGCGCCGGCCCCCCCCACTGTCTCtgcagcgtctctctctctctctgctcccgctATGCACACTCACCCCATTCTGTccgtgtgggggggtgggggaggggggcagggcgACCACAGGCCCGCCGCGGGGGGCATTTACTACAACAACAAACGCTGATGACGCTTTTAACTACTTCTTTCGCACTCtactcacacacttacacacacacatgcacacacacatacacaggtacCCTAagcagatacacagacacacaccaggcaGACATACACTGACAGTACAGACAGCACCCAACACAGTCAACCAACCCAACACATAATTTATATAGAGAGAGCTGAAGCTGATAGCTGAGCGGCAGGCAAGCTGACATGAGAGCGAGGAAGGCAAGACCAGAGACCGGGGTGCTTTTTGGGGTGAAACTCGCACCCTTTGGTGCCCTTTTTCTCTGACCACACGCAGTGCAGTCGAGGCTTGTCTGAGGAAGGCCGAGGGGCTAACGGCATTgattattaatttaataatggAGTGGGCCGGAGCTTTTATTTTCAGGGTGGGGGAGGTTAGGGGTGGGGTTTGTGTGGagaggtttgttttgtttttttctttttgttttgtttttttcttcttttgaaaCAGGGGAATGggtttggaaaaacaaaaaaatgttttgctttttttaatttttatttttaacccatgAGTctgtaattagaaaaaaaataaagacattgtGTAAAAATGAGAGCTTGTATGTGTGAATCTGTCCTGAAAATTTAGTGGAACATGTGATCctcaattattttcaaaaaatgggGTTGTCCTGCAATGACAGACTGTTCATGCAAATAATTGATACCATTTGCTTTCAGCCTATTTGGAAAGTCGGATGGGTGGGCTTAAACACTTGTCAGTCACTTAAAAAGTACTCTAAATTGACTTTTAAATGCTTTCCTGGGATTGCTTAAACTCTGGCAATCATCCCCTGTGGCAAATCTCTTCCATCTGGATCCCCAGAAGgccaaaactgaaatatttgaatattattTGGCCATGACTGTTTTTCACAACTTCAGATCCCAGAGTACACTCCTTACACTGAACTTagtacaaacacactgactgcaTCACACATTTTGGCATGTAGTTCTGACAAAGAACGATTCTGTGACCCGTTCAGCAATTCAAACTCAGTAGGCAGCAATGACTAAAGTCCTATTGAGTTTCTGTGCAGGAATGTTGCCAAACTTACATAATGAAACAAATGGGCAGGGCATCTGAGATTGTCATTCTTTGACTAAATTGAAAATTATTAATTTCAAGGGAAGGATGATGCAAAGGCAAAGTGATTATTCTGTCTTCCATTATGCTTACAATAACAGGAAAACAGTTTATGCTCACCAGGCAGAACCTGAATTGTGGCCAAAAGCATGCATGTCAAAATATTCATGTCTAATCAGTGACACAAGTGTGAAAATAATTGTTTCCAATGTGGTCAATTTCCCGTTGTGTATTCAGTAATGTGTACTGTTGTGGGTCCAGCATGCGGTTTTGATTAGGCCTTGCATCAGCAGCTGGCTGCCTGTCAGACATTTGTGAAGATCTGATAGGATTGTATGAGTTTCTGCTGATGTCTGGCACCGACAGGCTGCAGCCCAGAAACTCAGCGCtgctcgcctcctctcctcctgggGAGGAACTTAGacaagacagagggaaagacgGAAAGCAGGGAGAACTCAATCTAAAACATTTTCCtcacaatttattttttcctctgctaATTAACTGTCCAGACATCCTGCCTCTGACAAGAATGTCAATTGCCTGGACTATGGTGCAGATTAAGgaaacaatacaacacaagaaacaggatttttttttctattccacaaactgaaaaacattaACTGTATACAGACGGTAGAGAATTTTTCTGGTACAATGGGTTTTTCTCTGGGTAATTAAAATCATGTATAAAATATTTCTGCCGGACAAACCAACAGGatgctggctggctgctgtcgGTCTTCTATTAACCCGGGACACCTCGCTCCACATCTATCTGTGCTTCTTGAAagctgcagagaaaacaaatggaGTGACCATTATTGATAAACGATATAAAATCCAGGTGATAATCCATTGAGCTGACCAATGCTTTCCTGTTTCACACAGCACAGTGGCGGTGAGGCAGGCCTCCCCTGCTCTTAAGAATAAGGACAAGATCACAGCCAATACTGGTAATATGGAtatattaaaacataaaaaagttaagttttttttaaagaatgacaCTTAATTCAACTCAAATACCAACAACAccatgtgtacattttgtgtgCTGAAAAGGTAGAAAATGAATTTGTGCAGTGTGGCACGCTGCAGTGGCCTCACCTCTCCTTTTGGTTTTCTTCTTCAtgagtttcttctttttcttgggACGAGGATTATCCCCATCCTGCGGAAACAAACGGCAACTGTTAGAGATCAGCAGTGTGATCTCTGTGCTTTAATAAGACaatctaaataaaaacaagccacAGTGGCCCCATTCATACTTGATGGGGATGGCCCTGTTAGCAATATCCtctttgtggttttttttttatgttgtctgGTACAAAAGCCAAACACTGCGCATGGATTTTCCAAGTCCTCTTAAATGAATTTACTTTCCTCGCTTTAATATTTCAGTCTCTTTTCGGACCGCAGACACTGATGGAGAGGAAGCAGGACAGAGTGGGTTGGCGTGCCAAACCTATGTAGGCACAGCAACGCAACGTAGTGCCAGCTCAGCGTGACACAATTGAGTCACTGAGGTTCCCAAACATATGGGGTTTCTTCAAACGGCCATGTTGATAGTCACTGCAGGTTAAGCTGCTTGTGATCACTTGGCTGGTGAACATTTCTGCACAGAATCCAAAAACAGGACGTTCCAATCAACATAAATTGCATCGTGTTGCCAGCCCAAGTCgcataatatttaatataaactGTAGCAGAACTTGAGTCAAACCTCtaacaaattctttttttttttttttgtacgtGTGGACTAAAACAGAGCCGCAGTGTTGTTCATGTTCCTGTTGTGACCCCTCCCTGTCATGTTGGTGTAGATGTCTCTGGACCAGCTCACCTGCCCCCCCTCGCCGCCCGTCAGAGCCGTGATGTCACTGAAGTGCGTGATACCGCTCAGCTGGCCAGACATTCCCATCATGCCTCTCTTCTTGGCGCTCTTCTGACTCTTTGGCATGTTCAGACGCACCATCATGGACTCCTCATAGTTTTTCCTgtcaagaggaaaagagaatTATTGCTCTGTTAAGTTCGAGTTCCAGGTTTATTTAAAACCCTGTATCAgtgtcaaagggctttacatgcccacatgttTACAAGAAACAGACAACACGCCCCGACTTAATCCTCGTAGCGGACAGGAACCTCCACTCCCCCATCCCCCAAAAACCCCAGTGGTAACAGAGGGGGAGAAATGGAAGAAAGAACCacaggggaaggagaggaggagacccCCTCCCTGCCAGACAGATGTGCAATTGGTGCCGACCCAGTGAGGAAAGTCTGTTACTAAATACTGTAAAAAGATGTAAACAAAACCCCCAAACCTCTACACAGCCTCCCATCTGTCAGTGACGTTGACCTGCTGACTGATGTCTACGCAGAGCAAAAACTCCAGAGTCTCGCCTCTTATCCCTATCACCCTCCTGATGTCTCTGCCCATTCtccataaaataaacaccatgTCTGAATAAAAGCTGAACCTGTGCAGCTCCTCACGGCTCTCCCGCTCTGTCTGGAAGTCTCGTCGCTCCCTGATCTCGTCCGGGGCGTCGCTGTACTGCTGCCGCAGCTCCTGGATCAGAGAGCTGCGCAGGGCCAGCCGCCGCTGACGCTCCGCCTGCTCcttcttcctgtctgcctcGGTCATGTCGCCGTCTGGGGGAAATGCGAGGACATGATGATTTGTATGTAAACATGATCACATCACCTGCTCAGCCAATTCATATCTCGATCAGAGGTGAAAAACAGTGAGTGCAGATGATATTTCTAACTTGAAAAAGTCGTCATATGTACATACAAGGAAAATAAGAACAGCTGAGTATTTTGTGCATAAACTGGACTATAAAGAGAGAAGCAACTCTCACTGCACTGGAACATGAACTGGAACAAACAGTATGCTCATACAAAGAGGACATACATCATATCTGCCCTTGATATTCTACTACTAAAAAGCAGTAGTAACGGGAAAATAGGAAATAAATCCTTTGCcagacaaaaaatatttaccATAATGCATTGGGGCAATCCTTGGAGGTACATATTTCCTGCCACTAGAGGGGGCTGCTTTCTTCTCAGAAACTGCCTTGGTGCCGGCCTCATCTTCAGACCCCTCTGATTCACTCAGCTGAGGATCGATGAAACAAATCAAAGTCAGTGTGCGCACTATTGACATGTTTAACTGAAGCTTAATTAACACCAACAAAGGCTGATTAAATGTCTTGAAACAATTAAACCAGTGAATGTATTACAAGAAACCAGATACGTGATTTTAGTAGGATTACATCGCTATTTCTTGAATTTTCCTGAAGTACGTCCTAGTCATAGCTACAAAATATGAAGTCAGAGTCTTACTTTGCTCACGAGGTTGTCAGGATTAGGACGCAGCTGCAATGGATCATTttcagctaaaaacaaacaaacagacaaacaaggaaacaaacaaaaaactggttATGACTGTGAAACATAAGTCTGATCACACAAGTCTGATATTTTACTAGCGTGACCCAGATCAAATCTTTTCAGAGCAGGATGGAAAAGCCGTAAAAAGATTAAAAGCGAGATGCTGTACTCTTCTTTAACGTACAGACAACATAATGTGGTCTTACCCAGGCTGCCCGTGACAGCTGTGCGCACCAGTTTATCAATCTGGTACTTCAGTTTGTGATCAAGGGGTCGCATCTTCTCCAGGACCttcaaacagagcaaaacatttGGAGGAAAAGTCGGTCATTTTAACGCTGAATCCACAGCTACGGGAGGCAGGGTGTTCGCTGTCCGCCCGGCCATGAACACTAACTgaacagtaacaataacaagAGCGAGGGATGGTCAGACGAGTGCACACAGCTCACCGTCCTGATGGTGACCACTCTGTTCAGGGCTGCGCTCTCCTTGATTTGGCCTCCCTCAGTTTTGATGCTGATCAGGTGGGTGAGGTCTTGCAGGTAGAAGAGCAGCAGGTGATAACGGAGATCCAAGAAGGACAAAccctgagaggcagagaggagcagatcaCAGCCTGAGAGAGCCTCCATGTGTTTACTAAAAGCTACCGTGACCAAGGTCAAACAGTATTTACTTTTACCTCTGAGCTGGGACTTCCCTACATCAGGATGTGGGTCatttattgattgtgcaattcTACATTTTAGATATGTACACCAAAGTGACTTTCCTGCAGCACTGCACACGTGTGTTTACTGTTCAAATGTGTCAAACCCCACCCTTCTGGCACTCGGTGTGagataaaacaaacactaaagCAGACGCAGATCTGACAACAGCATGTTAGACAAAGTCTCTCCTCACCTTCGAGGTGTTAAACGCTCCGTCCTGGACTTTCTGCAGCAGCTCACGGACATGGCCTGTGACTGCAGCCACCTAGGAGAGAGGAACACGCTGTCACTGCATCACATCTATAGTGGGCTCTGTTTCTGGGACCAGCCGGGGGGCCCAACACGAGCCAACGGAGGTGACCGGGGCCAgcagccaccacacacaccacacaccacaccactcTCTTACCTGCTCCGTGAGACTAGTCAGCAACTGCACGGCTTTGGGCAAATCACCGTCAATTAAATCctgcaaaatgataaaaatgagaaTTAATTTACACGTGGGAAAGTCACTGCACATGCGTTTACTTGTACAAATCAGCCACGTCTACACCACAAGCAGCTGACTGGGACTGGTTAGTTGGCTAGTTAGCCTCGGCTCCACTCCCAGCGGAGGCTCACATCATAGCGGCTGTTGTCCGTCTGGCGGATCAATACATATCATTAAACAATAAAGTTAGCAAAACCTCATGTATTGTAAGAAATATGTTAATATGTATGACGGGGAGATAAAACAATCGCTCTCATGAAGTAGCATTAGAGTTCCACTCACGTTGTCAATAGAAGCAGCCATTTTACCATCATAATAACTACGGGAGCCGCAGAGGGACAATTTAAGTTTTCACGCGGAACACGCGATCTTTCATAAcgacaaacagcaacagcaaaatgccCTGATGGAGACTCTAAAGCGCCTTCATTACTGTCAGAGGGGTTTCCATGTATTTTAATGCAGACATGTTTTACTGTAATATGTGATTATGTGGCTCTTGGCCCGCTGGTTTCCAGTGCACCTTCACTTGATTCAGGAATTTAGTAAAGGCTTGATCTATTGAAAGAAGGCAGCCCACAAGTATCAAGATTATGACACTTGATTCTAGATAATTCTGGAAAGTAAGCCACTTAGTGTTAGAAAGGAGTGGGAATAtcacatcccactggcagatgttctCACTTGTTTTGGGGGGTATGAGAATAAATGACGTCTTAAGATGGACAGTTGTTGCAACGCAATCTCTTGCTGtgctgtggttttgtgtgtgtgtgtgtgtgtgtgtgtgtgtgtgaggggggggtGATGGTGTGATGATCAGAGAGGAGTATCTGATTCTCCTTCACTCATTTGCAGTCACACAGCAGTCAGAGGAGCCTGGAGTCTTGTCTCAAAAGTCTGCATGTAGTGCCTGGACAGATCAGTCATGGTAAGTACAGGCGCTCAGCAGGGATCGATGTAAACCTTCAGACTGGGGCCGTTCAGAGCAGAAACCACACTGTAACCGATTTGCTATGTGGTTTGAATGTCCTTTCACAGCTATACTGTAACTATGGTAATTTGGCGTAGACTGAACTGAGGGCATATGAAACATTTTGGTGAAGTAGTTGGATGGTTGTTGGGTGTTTAGGTGTAGAGGAATGTGCAGTATTTCTTTGCACTGTGCccgtgtgtatttgtatgtactGCTGAGCTATACACGGTCAAAATGTATTCACCTCAGTCTctccaaaaacagaaatgactgtttatttGTTACTTGAACAATGTGGGTTTGATTCTAATTACCAAACTATGTCCCAACACCAGAGCAGCACTATTACTCCTCAAGGGGAACAATAACATCAAACTTTCTCTCAGAAATGTTCGTCTACACTGATTGCACTTTGTAGTTAACTTTgagcctcctctgcctctgaacCCCGTCAGATGTCTGACTCCAGGGTGTCGTCTGTGATCCAGGAGTGGGGCAGCTCATACCTGGGACAAACCCAGACCCAGAACCTTAACCCCGCCGTCTCCAACCCGTCTGTGTCAAACAGTGCGATGGCTCAGATGGATATGATCTCATACAGCCAGTCTCAGGCACTGGTCAGGGGGGGCAACGAAGACAGACTGGGTGAGCAGATGATGGGACTGTCCTACCTGTCATACGCACCGCCCTGCCACAGCAACGCCACCGGCACCGGGAGCAGCCACCACCACCAGAGCCACATCACAGCCCAGCaggtctgtgtatgtgtgtgtgtgtgtgtgtgtgtgtgtgtgtgtgtgtgtgtgtgtgaagagagagagagagagagagagagagagagagccttgaTGTGTTTCTGTCGTACTAACAGCCTAATCTAAATATCCTTCATGTTTAATAATCTTATTGTGACATGGCGAACATCACCgagcacatttcatttattgttgAATGACTAAAAGCTGCAGTTGTCCACTCTTCCACTGCTCTTCTTATCATTTGCCAAACAATTACTGGGCAAGAGTTTTTTTTAGACTTCATTTtgtacttaaggggaaatttctTAAggcgttttttccccctctggtcGGATGTGACTGAACATGAACCAAAACGGAGATCCCCTCATCAAGCACTAGGCCAATGGTTGTCTAGTGTTTTCACATCTTTAAACCCCAAtccagctcagagagagagTCTCAGACTAACAGCCACACGGGAAgagttttgttgttgatttggCTTTGAGTTTTAGAAGTATTTGCACTGGAAAGACAATAGTGGTGAGGGAGAAACCTCTGACTTAGTGCTTCCTATTTGATACATACTATAACTTGCATCATTTCTTGTAGTTGAGTTGTACTGAAAGGAAACTATTCCTTAATTTATAAATTTATGCCAGCATCCCCTGGAACGTCCTCAAGCCAGC
Coding sequences within it:
- the ngdn gene encoding neuroguidin, giving the protein MAASIDNDLIDGDLPKAVQLLTSLTEQVAAVTGHVRELLQKVQDGAFNTSKGLSFLDLRYHLLLFYLQDLTHLISIKTEGGQIKESAALNRVVTIRTVLEKMRPLDHKLKYQIDKLVRTAVTGSLAENDPLQLRPNPDNLVSKLSESEGSEDEAGTKAVSEKKAAPSSGRKYVPPRIAPMHYDGDMTEADRKKEQAERQRRLALRSSLIQELRQQYSDAPDEIRERRDFQTERESREELHRKNYEESMMVRLNMPKSQKSAKKRGMMGMSGQLSGITHFSDITALTGGEGGQDGDNPRPKKKKKLMKKKTKRRAFKKHR